The sequence CGTGAACTGGTCGAAGTGAACCCGGAGACACCGATCGACGGTTCGGCCGAGATCGCGATCGTCGCGGCCGAGACCGGTGCCGCGATGCACCACTGTCACGTCAACAGCACGTCCGGTCACCAGATCGAGCGGGTGCTCGGGGCGCTCGAAGCGGGGCGAGCGGCCGGGTCGCGGGTGACCGTCGAGGCCTATCCGTACGGGGCGGGCAGCACGGGTATCGGTGCCGCCTTCCTTTCACCCGAACGTTTGAAGATGAAGGGGCTCTCCCCGTCCAGTGTGATCATGCTGGAGTCGGGGGAGCGCATCGCCGACGAAGGGCGTCTGCTTCAGGTGCGCGCCGAAGATCCCGGCGCGCCGTGCATCCTGGAGTTCCTCGACGAAAGCAGCCCGCACGACCTCGGCCTGCTGCGGCAGGCGCTCGCGTTCCCGGACGCCATCGTCGCCAGTGACGCGCTGCCCGTGTACTGGAAGAACGGCACCAGCGAGAGCACCGAATGGCCGCTGCCGCCCGGTGGCGCGACCCATCCGCGTACGGCCGGGACCTACGCCAAGACCTTGCGCCTGATGGTGCGCGAGAGCAAGGCCTGGACCTGGCTGGAGGCGTTCCGGCGCTGCTCCTACCTGCCGGCACGAGTGCTCGACGAGGTCGCCCCCGGGGCGCTGGCGAAGGGGCGGCTGAACGTCGGTGCCGACGCTGACATCGTCGTGATCGACCCGCACACGATCACCGACGCGGCGACGTATTTCGACTCGACGCGGCCGTCCGTCGGGGTCCGGCACCTGTTCGTCTCGGGTGTCCCGGTCGTGACCGACGGGAATCTGCGCACGGACGCGTTCCCCGGCAAACCGCTGCGGGGTGAGCCGCGATGAGCGACCTGCTCGCCGACATCGAGACGCTGATCCTCTGCGAGTCGCCGTCTTCGGATCACGAAGCGGTGGCGCGCAGCGCCGAAGTGGTCGCCGGAATCGGCCGGAGACTGCTCGGCGTGGACCCGGAGAAGATCGTCGTCGACGGCGTCACCCATCTCCGCTGGAGCTTCGGTGCCGGACCGCCTCGTGTCCTGCTGCTCGGTCACCACGACACGGTTTGGCCGCACGGTTCACTGGAGACCCATCCGTTCTCAGTGCGGGACGGAGTGTTGCGCGGACCCGGTTGCTTCGACATGAAGGCGGGGGTCGTGATGGCGTTGCACGCCGCCGCGACCCTGCCCGATCGTGACGGGCTGTCCATTCTGGTCACGGGCGACGAGGAGATCGGGTCGCCGTCCTCCCGCGCGCTGATCGAGGAGACCGCGGCGGGATGCGACGCCGCGTTCGTGCTGGAGGCGTCGGCCGACGGTGGTGCGCTGAAATGCCGGCGCAAAGGCGTTTCCCATTATCGGGTGGAAGTGTCCGGCCGCGCCGCGCACGCCGGGCTCGAACCGGAGAGGGGCGTCAACGCGGGGATCGAGATCTCCCACCAGATCCTCGCGGTGGCCGCGCTCGCCGATCCCAGGGCCGGGACCAGCGTGACGCCCACGGTCGTTTCGGCCGGAACGACGGTCAACACCGTTCCGGCCGCCGCGGGGGTGGCCGTCGACGTCCGTGTCTGGAACGAGGCCGAACAACTCCGTGTCGACCGGGCCATCCGGGGACTCCGTCCGGTCGTGGAAGGCGCCGAGGTCCGCGTGACCGGCGGGATCAACCGGCCGCCGCTCGAAGAGAATTCGTCGGCGGGACTCTTCGCCTTGGCCGGCGAACTGGCGGAGGAACTCGGGCTCGGAGAGCTGACTTCCGCGTCGGTCGGCGGTGCTTCGGACGGCAACTACACCGCCGGGATGGGCGTGCCGACGCTGGACGGACTCGGCGCCGTCGGTGGCGGGGCGCACGCGGATCACGAACACGTCGTCGTCGCGGAACTGCCGCGTCGTACCGCTTTGCTGGCCGCGCTCGTGGAAAACGTACTCGCGAAGCGGGGTCCGTCCGGTGCGACGAATCCCGCGGGCGAATCTGGTACGGCACGACGGTGACTCGGCCGAGGTGCCGGGAAAGGATTGCCCCGTGACAAATCTTGCTACGAACGCGGAAAGCCCGGCGTCGGTGGCGGTGCGCGACGATGCTGTCGCCGCCGCGCGGGCCGCGGCCGTGGCTTCGGGCGTCGAAATCCGCGAACTGACCGAGATCGCCGAGCTGGCTGCGGTGGTCGGCCTGTTCGAGTCGATCTGGCGGTCCGGGCCGGGCGGCAGGCCGGTGAGCACGGAACTGCTTCGCGCGATGTCCACGGCCGGTAACTACGTCGCGGGCGCATTCGCGAACGGTGAACTGCTGGGTGCCTGTTTCGGTTTCTTCGGGAACCCAGGAAAGGCGAGCCTGCACAGCCATATCGCCGGCGTCGCGAAGGCGGGCGCGGGCCGCGGGATCGGGCACGCACTGAAGCTGCATCAGCGCGGGTGGGCACTGCTCCAGGACGTCTCGGTGATCACCTGGACGTTCGACCCGTTGGTGCGGCGCAACGCGTACTTCAACCTGGGCAAACTCGGCGCGCGCCCGATCGGTTACCTGCCCGACTTCTACGGGCCGATGGAGGACGACATCAACGGTTCGGGCGACACCGACCGGCTGATGGTCGGCTGGGATCTCCGGAGCCCGGAGGTCCGCGCCGCCGCCTTCGGCGAACCGGTCCTGATCGACGCGGAAGCACTGGGCGCGGCGAAGGCGCTCTCCGTCGACTCCGACGGCGGTCCGAGCATCGGATCCGCGGACGGGCCGACCGTGCTCGTCGCGGTCCCGCCCGACATCGAACGGTTGCGCCGCACCGACCCCGGTCGCGGCGACGCGTGGCGCGTCGCGCTGCGCGAAGTCCTCGGCGGACTGATGGCGGACAACGCCAAGGTCGCCGGTTTCGATCGTGCCGGCTGGTACGTGATCTCCAAGGAGCAGTCGTGAAACTCAGCGGTGTGGAACTGCGCCGGGTCCGGATGCCGCTCGTGGCCCCGTTCCGGACGTCGTTCGGGACGCAGTCCGAGCGGGAATTGCTGCTGGTCCGCGCGGTGACCCCGGCGGGCGAGGGCTGGGGCGAATGTGTCGCGATGGAGGCGCCGCTCTACTCGTCGGAGTACAACGACGCCGCCGAGCACGTGCTGCGGAACCATCTGATCCCCGCACTGCTGGCGGCCGAGGACGTGACCGCGCACAAGGTGACGCCGTTGCTGGCGAAGTTCAAGGGCCACCGGATGGCGAAGGGCGCGCTGGAGATGGCGGTCCTCGACGCCGAACTCCGCGCGCATGACCGGTCCTTCGCGGCCGAGCTGGGGTCCACTCGCGACTCCGTGGCCTGCGGGGTCTCGGTCGGGATCATGGACTCGATCCCGCACCTGCTCGACGTCGTCGGCGGCTACCTCGACGAGGGCTACGTCCGGATCAAGCTGAAGATCGAGCCCGGCTGGGACGTCGAGCCGGTCCGGCAGGTGCGTGAGCGCTTCGGTGACGACGTGCTGCTGCAGGTCGACGCGAACACCGCGTACACGCTGGGCGACGCGCCCCTGCTGTCCCGGCTCGACCCGTTCGACCTGCTGCTGATCGAGCAGCCGCTCGAAGAAGAGGACGTGCTCGGCCACGCCGAGCTGGCCAAGCGGATCCGGACGCCGATCTGCCTCGACGAGTCGATCGTCTCGGCCAAGGCCGCCGCGGACGCGATCAAGCTCGGCGCCTGCCAGATCGTCAACATCAAACCGGGCCGGGTCGGCGGATACCTCGAAGCCCGCCGGGTGCACGACGTCTGCGCGGCACACGGGATCGCGGTGTGGTGCGGCGGGATGATCGAGACCGGGCTCGGCCGGGCGGCCAACGTCGCACTGGCCTCGCTGCCCGGCTTCACGCTGCCGGGGGACACCTCGGCGTCCGGCCGGTTCTATCGCACCGACATCACCGAGCCGTTCGTGCTGGACGCCGGGCATCTGCCGGTGCCGACCGGGCCGGGCCTCGGGGTGACTCCGATTCCGGATCTTCTGGACGAGGTCACCACGGAGAAAGCGTGGATCGGTTCGTAGCTTTCTACGAATTCCGGGGTTAGATTTGGTCGGATCGAACCGGTCGGTTCGGCGAGATCGGGTTTAACTTCGGGGGGTGCTGACACCGGTGCCCAGCAAGCCGCATACGAGTTTGGGGCGCGTCCTCGAAGACCTCGGGGACGTGCTCCTGGAACCGGTCGCGGTCGGCCGGACCACCCGCAAGCAGCTCGGCGGGGTGGTCATCCACGATCCGCACGACGAATCCGACATCCCTGGCGGAGCCGTCGTGCTCGGCGTCGGGGTGCGGGAGCAGGACGAAGTCGTCCGCCTTCTGCACGACGTGGGTGCGAGGGGCGCGGCGGCGCTCGTCGTCCGCTCTCCCGTCACCCCGGCGCCGGAACTCCGGCGTGCCGCGGAGTCGTCCGGGGTGGCCCTGCTGGGGCTCGCGCGCGGCGCGTCCTGGGCGCAGCTCGCCGCCATGCTCAGGACGTTGCTCGCCGAAGAGGACGTCGGCGAGGTCTCGCCACAGACCCTCGGTGGAATGCCTTCGGGTGATCTCTTCGCACTGGCCAACGCGATCGCCGCGCTCATCGACGCGCCGGTGACCATCGAGGATCGCAACAACCGGATCCTCGCGTTCTCCGGGCGCCAGGACGAAGCGGACCCGTCCCGGGTGGAAACGATCCTCGGCCGGCAGGTGCCGGAGCGGTTCGCCCGCGGCCTCGAAAGGGACGGCGTCTTCGAGAAGCTGTACCGAGACCATGCGCCCGTGTACGTCGATCCGCAGCGGTACGACGACAGTGCCATCGCGCTGCCCCGGGTGGCGCTCGCCGTCCGCGCCGGCGACGAGGTGCTCGGATCGATCTGGGCTGCGGTGCGGGAACCGCTCAGTGACGAGCGGACCCAGGCGCTGATCGACGCCGCGAAGCTCGTCGCGTTGCACCTGCTCCGGCTGCGCGCCGGTGCCGACGTCGAACGGCGGCTGCGCGCGGATCTGGTGAGCACGGCACTCGAAGGAGGCTCCGGCGCACCGGAGGCCATCGCCCGGCTCGGGTTGCTCGGCCAGCCTTCGATCGTGCTCGCCATGGGACTGCTCGGCGCGCCCGACCCCGAGGACGATCTCCGGCTGGTCGCGGACCGCCAGCGGGTCGCCGACGCGCTGGCCATGCACCTGAGCGCCGTCCAGCCTCGTTCGGCCGTCGCGCTGGTCGGCGACGTCGCCTACGGCATCCTCCCGATGCCCGGCGGTCAGGCCGACTGCCAGGAGCGCTCGGTACGGGTCGCGTCGACCTTCCTGGAGCGGACGGGACGCCGGGC comes from Amycolatopsis lurida and encodes:
- a CDS encoding amidohydrolase family protein translates to MRTLLRGGRVIDPATGFDGTADVLVSGGVVTAVGEALTAEPGDVEIDVSGLVVGPGFIDLHSHVHTIAGQRLQAMDGVTTALDLEAGLMPIERAYAEAAAAGRPLHYGFSASWGAARAQVLAGIEPDANIDSGLSVLGNPAWQRTSSPKELAAWLSLVDGELAAGALGVGVLLGYAPDTDPGEFLALARLAKEAGAPTYTHVRELVEVNPETPIDGSAEIAIVAAETGAAMHHCHVNSTSGHQIERVLGALEAGRAAGSRVTVEAYPYGAGSTGIGAAFLSPERLKMKGLSPSSVIMLESGERIADEGRLLQVRAEDPGAPCILEFLDESSPHDLGLLRQALAFPDAIVASDALPVYWKNGTSESTEWPLPPGGATHPRTAGTYAKTLRLMVRESKAWTWLEAFRRCSYLPARVLDEVAPGALAKGRLNVGADADIVVIDPHTITDAATYFDSTRPSVGVRHLFVSGVPVVTDGNLRTDAFPGKPLRGEPR
- a CDS encoding M20 family metallopeptidase, with translation MSDLLADIETLILCESPSSDHEAVARSAEVVAGIGRRLLGVDPEKIVVDGVTHLRWSFGAGPPRVLLLGHHDTVWPHGSLETHPFSVRDGVLRGPGCFDMKAGVVMALHAAATLPDRDGLSILVTGDEEIGSPSSRALIEETAAGCDAAFVLEASADGGALKCRRKGVSHYRVEVSGRAAHAGLEPERGVNAGIEISHQILAVAALADPRAGTSVTPTVVSAGTTVNTVPAAAGVAVDVRVWNEAEQLRVDRAIRGLRPVVEGAEVRVTGGINRPPLEENSSAGLFALAGELAEELGLGELTSASVGGASDGNYTAGMGVPTLDGLGAVGGGAHADHEHVVVAELPRRTALLAALVENVLAKRGPSGATNPAGESGTARR
- the menC gene encoding o-succinylbenzoate synthase, producing the protein MKLSGVELRRVRMPLVAPFRTSFGTQSERELLLVRAVTPAGEGWGECVAMEAPLYSSEYNDAAEHVLRNHLIPALLAAEDVTAHKVTPLLAKFKGHRMAKGALEMAVLDAELRAHDRSFAAELGSTRDSVACGVSVGIMDSIPHLLDVVGGYLDEGYVRIKLKIEPGWDVEPVRQVRERFGDDVLLQVDANTAYTLGDAPLLSRLDPFDLLLIEQPLEEEDVLGHAELAKRIRTPICLDESIVSAKAAADAIKLGACQIVNIKPGRVGGYLEARRVHDVCAAHGIAVWCGGMIETGLGRAANVALASLPGFTLPGDTSASGRFYRTDITEPFVLDAGHLPVPTGPGLGVTPIPDLLDEVTTEKAWIGS
- a CDS encoding PucR family transcriptional regulator; this encodes MLTPVPSKPHTSLGRVLEDLGDVLLEPVAVGRTTRKQLGGVVIHDPHDESDIPGGAVVLGVGVREQDEVVRLLHDVGARGAAALVVRSPVTPAPELRRAAESSGVALLGLARGASWAQLAAMLRTLLAEEDVGEVSPQTLGGMPSGDLFALANAIAALIDAPVTIEDRNNRILAFSGRQDEADPSRVETILGRQVPERFARGLERDGVFEKLYRDHAPVYVDPQRYDDSAIALPRVALAVRAGDEVLGSIWAAVREPLSDERTQALIDAAKLVALHLLRLRAGADVERRLRADLVSTALEGGSGAPEAIARLGLLGQPSIVLAMGLLGAPDPEDDLRLVADRQRVADALAMHLSAVQPRSAVALVGDVAYGILPMPGGQADCQERSVRVASTFLERTGRRAAAAIGIGPLALDASGLHASRDGADRALRVLLTNGGAKRVATAEDVHVDALMLELADLAAARGDVATGPVARLLAYDAQHQSQLVHTLRCWLDAFGDIGAASASAYVHPNTFRYRLRRLAEVGEIDLDDAGERFAAMLQLRLLPRDARTGPPGAED